The following are encoded together in the uncultured Sphaerochaeta sp. genome:
- a CDS encoding sugar ABC transporter substrate-binding protein — protein sequence MMKRITLLAVCLLLVFTAVWAQGEKEAKESTGPVTIKYAFWGNPDAIGVEQDIIKAFEESHPDIKIEPIVSGYSDYHTKLMTMIAGNMAPDVMRIDDYYFYDFIKLGAVESLSPYIERDGIDLDLYPKMGIEEATVDGQIYGLPWGTAPLYMLLNLDAFEDAGIALPSLDWTTEDFERIVRSFNPQQDKVYGFAIDTNYLSSVLPHIWSKGGTLLSEDKSQYTGDSKEAASAIQMLADLYAEGYMPKDTINSGNTEALRRWFSNGTIAMMSGSAQEILAIQKIEGMRFEAWTMPQAVDSKNTTVFKSNTISMSKSSKVKEAAWIFTKFLRGVEGENLYVRAKRFPPTLNIAENWALYLDPNLYPKKIKENSELIAKEYGHTLPLRTGYAAIESKVIPAVQSAMLGTKTAAQAMADIRSDITKIIETNSK from the coding sequence ATGATGAAACGAATTACATTGCTCGCGGTGTGTCTCTTGCTGGTATTCACAGCAGTCTGGGCACAAGGAGAGAAGGAAGCAAAAGAGAGTACAGGACCTGTTACCATCAAGTACGCATTCTGGGGGAATCCCGATGCCATCGGTGTAGAGCAGGATATTATCAAGGCTTTTGAGGAATCTCATCCTGATATCAAGATCGAGCCTATTGTCAGCGGATATTCTGACTACCACACGAAACTCATGACCATGATTGCTGGAAACATGGCGCCCGATGTGATGCGCATTGATGATTATTATTTCTATGACTTCATAAAGCTTGGTGCTGTAGAGAGCCTCAGTCCGTATATTGAACGAGATGGAATTGACTTGGATCTCTACCCAAAGATGGGAATTGAAGAAGCAACTGTCGATGGCCAGATTTATGGTCTTCCCTGGGGCACTGCTCCCTTGTACATGTTGCTGAACCTTGATGCATTTGAGGATGCAGGAATAGCACTTCCCTCACTGGATTGGACTACAGAAGACTTTGAACGTATTGTACGCTCATTCAATCCTCAACAGGATAAGGTATATGGTTTTGCCATAGATACCAATTATCTTTCCAGCGTACTTCCTCACATCTGGTCCAAAGGTGGCACCCTGCTCAGTGAGGACAAGAGCCAGTATACCGGAGACAGCAAGGAAGCTGCCTCAGCAATCCAGATGCTCGCTGACCTGTATGCTGAAGGTTATATGCCGAAAGACACCATCAATAGTGGTAATACGGAAGCTTTGAGAAGATGGTTCAGTAATGGAACCATCGCCATGATGAGTGGTTCAGCACAGGAAATTCTCGCCATCCAGAAGATTGAAGGAATGCGCTTCGAGGCTTGGACCATGCCTCAGGCAGTGGACAGCAAGAACACCACCGTGTTCAAGAGCAATACCATCAGCATGAGCAAGTCATCCAAGGTGAAGGAAGCAGCATGGATCTTCACAAAGTTCCTCCGCGGAGTAGAGGGTGAGAATCTGTATGTTCGTGCAAAACGGTTCCCGCCCACATTGAATATTGCAGAGAACTGGGCCCTGTATCTTGATCCCAACCTCTATCCAAAAAAGATCAAGGAGAACAGTGAACTGATTGCAAAGGAGTATGGGCATACCCTGCCACTTCGCACTGGCTATGCAGCAATTGAGTCGAAGGTTATTCCCGCTGTACAAAGTGCAATGCTGGGTACCAAGACAGCTGCCCAGGCGATGGCTGATATCCGCTCGGATATTACCAAGATCATTGAGACCAATTCCAAGTAG
- a CDS encoding TetR/AcrR family transcriptional regulator: protein MAKKSKGTSKAEATKRLIFESALTLFKQKGFNQVSIQQITDYAGTAKGSFYTYFSTKSDIIVQEFWAIDAYYRSIEGEVSNEKSAAQKLMKFTELQLTYVRDVIGVEMLKVLYANQVSNEGSTKVITDQSRFWHTFIRSIIEEGQQTGEFRKDRESSYLAVLFNRAIRGLFLDWNISSAGFDLVEEGLAYCSNLLIPALQESR, encoded by the coding sequence ATGGCCAAGAAATCAAAGGGGACAAGCAAAGCTGAGGCAACTAAGCGCCTGATATTTGAGAGTGCTTTGACGCTCTTCAAGCAGAAGGGGTTCAACCAGGTCTCTATCCAGCAAATAACCGACTATGCAGGTACTGCAAAGGGGAGTTTCTATACCTACTTCTCCACAAAGAGTGATATCATTGTTCAGGAGTTCTGGGCCATTGATGCCTACTACCGGAGTATTGAAGGTGAGGTATCCAACGAGAAGAGTGCCGCGCAGAAGCTGATGAAGTTCACTGAGTTGCAGCTCACCTATGTGCGTGATGTCATCGGTGTTGAGATGCTGAAAGTACTCTATGCCAACCAGGTGAGCAACGAGGGTTCCACCAAGGTCATTACCGACCAGTCCCGATTCTGGCACACATTCATCAGAAGCATCATTGAGGAAGGACAGCAAACAGGTGAATTCAGGAAAGACAGGGAAAGCTCTTATTTGGCAGTACTGTTCAATAGAGCCATCAGGGGGCTCTTTCTGGACTGGAACATCAGCTCAGCAGGATTTGACTTGGTTGAAGAGGGCTTGGCCTATTGCAGTAATTTGTTGATTCCTGCTCTGCAGGAAAGCCGATGA
- a CDS encoding FAD-binding oxidoreductase, whose protein sequence is MNTSYTAITPTILEELKAIVGEHNLFTDTERIENYSHDETSREQFSNMPEVVLTPISTEQISEVMKLADRYTIPVTPRGAGSGLSGGAIPIHGGIVLSVEKMNKVLEIDEANLTVTAEAGIVTNELNEQLKRTGLFFAGYPMSLETCFLGGNIAENAGGGKAVKYGVTGRYILGMEVVTPKGEIVQLGGKVTKDVSGYDLKQLYIGSEGTLGIITKATIRLLGVPTSASNLLVPFRTAQDAISVVPLIMKQGIIPTSIEFMDRSSLEMSCSYLNESLPLEGVGAMLLIEIDGTDEGQVEHDLIQVGDLCADHKAMEVYIAEDATTRERIWSIRRNIAEAIKVYSPIQSLEDVVVPIGSIPLVIPRLEQLSSKYNMKIPCYGHAGDGNLHATLVKNPESSMEEWLEMEPRLLSEFYVFIVKELGGKISGEHGIGLKRRSFFKDVTPGAEYQLLCAVKQAFDPKNIMNPGKILL, encoded by the coding sequence ATGAACACCAGCTATACAGCAATTACCCCAACCATTCTTGAGGAGCTGAAGGCAATTGTAGGGGAGCATAACCTGTTCACCGACACAGAACGAATTGAGAACTACAGCCATGACGAGACCAGTAGGGAACAGTTCAGCAATATGCCGGAGGTGGTGCTTACCCCCATCTCTACTGAGCAGATCAGTGAGGTCATGAAGTTGGCTGACCGATACACCATACCGGTGACCCCTCGGGGTGCTGGCTCTGGTCTCTCTGGTGGGGCCATTCCCATCCATGGGGGGATTGTCCTCTCGGTTGAGAAGATGAACAAGGTACTGGAGATTGATGAAGCAAACCTAACCGTAACCGCGGAAGCGGGGATTGTCACCAATGAACTGAATGAGCAGCTAAAGAGGACCGGTCTCTTCTTCGCCGGCTATCCGATGAGTCTGGAGACCTGCTTCCTGGGAGGCAATATAGCGGAGAACGCGGGCGGTGGGAAGGCAGTGAAATACGGGGTAACTGGACGCTATATCCTCGGGATGGAGGTTGTTACTCCTAAGGGAGAGATAGTCCAATTGGGAGGGAAGGTGACCAAGGATGTTAGTGGGTATGATCTCAAGCAACTGTACATCGGTTCAGAGGGTACCCTTGGCATCATCACCAAGGCAACGATCAGACTCCTTGGCGTGCCCACCTCTGCCTCGAATCTCTTGGTTCCTTTTAGGACTGCCCAGGATGCCATCTCTGTCGTTCCCCTGATCATGAAACAAGGGATTATCCCCACCAGTATTGAGTTTATGGATAGAAGTTCGCTTGAGATGTCCTGCTCCTATCTGAATGAAAGTCTGCCTCTGGAGGGAGTGGGTGCGATGTTGCTCATTGAGATTGATGGAACTGATGAAGGACAGGTCGAACATGATCTGATCCAGGTTGGGGATCTCTGCGCTGATCATAAGGCGATGGAGGTCTATATCGCTGAGGACGCTACAACCAGGGAGAGAATCTGGTCTATCAGACGGAATATAGCCGAGGCCATCAAGGTCTACAGTCCTATTCAGAGCCTGGAAGATGTGGTTGTCCCCATCGGTTCCATTCCCTTGGTGATCCCTCGTCTCGAGCAACTCTCCAGCAAATACAACATGAAAATTCCTTGTTATGGCCATGCCGGAGATGGTAACCTTCATGCAACACTGGTAAAGAATCCCGAAAGTTCCATGGAGGAGTGGTTGGAAATGGAACCACGATTGCTTTCCGAGTTCTATGTATTTATTGTCAAGGAGCTTGGGGGGAAGATCAGCGGGGAGCATGGTATCGGGTTGAAGAGGAGGTCGTTCTTCAAGGACGTGACTCCAGGGGCGGAGTACCAGCTGCTGTGTGCTGTCAAGCAAGCGTTTGACCCAAAGAACATCATGAATCCAGGGAAGATTCTCCTATAA
- a CDS encoding electron transfer flavoprotein subunit alpha/FixB family protein has protein sequence MHEVWTISECHQGRIKDVSYELLARGRSLADTLDVKLAAVVIGYNVKLEDLKRLSAQGADIIYLADDPSLSSFVCERYAEQLLRLISEEEPQIIIAAATTSGRTLMPYVAVKAHAGVTADCTELAIEEGSGNLLQTRPAIGGNIMATIKTPSHRPQMATVRPRSTKPLEADYDRSFVVKEVPLAVKNEKSSVEVLGLRTLEGQSGSIEEADIVISGGKGLKKRENFALIERLAKAFGAEVGASRDAVDRGWASYPHQVGLSGKTISPRLYLAAGISGAIQHLAGIKTAKCIVAINSDEQANILGLADFAIIGDLFQVLPEIERRLEQRRKA, from the coding sequence ATGCATGAGGTTTGGACGATCAGTGAGTGCCATCAGGGTAGGATAAAGGATGTCTCATATGAGCTATTGGCACGGGGAAGGTCCCTCGCCGATACTCTCGACGTGAAACTCGCAGCAGTAGTCATCGGTTACAATGTCAAATTGGAAGACTTGAAGCGGCTCTCCGCCCAGGGAGCAGATATCATCTATCTAGCCGATGATCCTTCACTTTCCTCGTTTGTTTGTGAACGGTATGCTGAGCAACTTCTCCGTCTTATTTCTGAGGAAGAGCCGCAGATCATCATTGCAGCAGCAACCACCTCTGGAAGGACCTTGATGCCCTATGTGGCAGTCAAGGCTCATGCAGGGGTGACTGCCGACTGCACCGAACTGGCTATCGAGGAAGGGTCAGGGAATCTCTTGCAGACCCGCCCTGCAATAGGGGGCAACATCATGGCAACGATAAAGACCCCGAGCCACCGTCCGCAGATGGCCACCGTCAGACCACGTTCTACCAAGCCGCTTGAAGCCGACTATGATCGTTCTTTCGTGGTGAAGGAGGTACCGCTTGCTGTAAAGAATGAAAAATCCTCTGTTGAGGTCTTGGGACTGCGAACTCTGGAAGGTCAGAGTGGATCCATCGAAGAGGCAGATATCGTCATCTCCGGGGGAAAGGGGCTTAAGAAACGGGAGAACTTTGCCCTAATCGAGCGTCTGGCAAAAGCATTTGGGGCAGAGGTAGGAGCGAGTCGGGACGCAGTGGACCGGGGCTGGGCTTCCTATCCCCATCAGGTCGGACTTTCAGGGAAGACCATATCTCCCCGTCTCTATCTTGCTGCAGGTATTTCTGGCGCCATCCAACACCTCGCAGGTATCAAGACAGCCAAGTGTATTGTGGCGATCAACAGTGATGAACAGGCAAATATTCTTGGACTTGCTGATTTTGCGATCATCGGGGACCTGTTCCAGGTACTTCCTGAAATCGAGAGGCGCCTTGAGCAGAGGAGGAAGGCATGA
- a CDS encoding electron transfer flavoprotein subunit beta/FixA family protein, which translates to MHSIVLIKQVPQTSDVQMDKETGTMIRSGSAAILNPLDVYALETALRIKDRSGGRVTVITMGPASAVKVLKEAIAMGCDDVYHLNDRAFAGSDTWATSYVLSKAIEKIGLPDLVITGERATDGDTAQVGPAVASWLDLPVLSYVASIEEIDAENLIVERLIEEGYQRVKSPLPALLTVVKEIAEPRLPTLKGKKRAMATEIITWGASDLEADPAFLGLKGSPTRVVKIETPKVSRQCSMVKVEDDASLHEAVEKLFTFLEERDLLGGSNA; encoded by the coding sequence ATGCACAGTATTGTTCTTATCAAGCAGGTCCCGCAGACCAGTGATGTCCAGATGGACAAGGAGACCGGCACCATGATCCGTAGTGGTTCCGCAGCTATCTTGAATCCTCTGGATGTGTATGCCTTGGAAACGGCGTTGCGGATCAAAGACCGCAGTGGTGGACGAGTGACGGTCATCACCATGGGACCGGCGAGTGCTGTAAAAGTACTCAAGGAGGCCATTGCCATGGGATGTGATGATGTCTATCACCTCAATGACCGGGCCTTTGCCGGCTCAGATACCTGGGCAACTTCCTATGTCCTCTCAAAAGCCATAGAGAAGATTGGCCTTCCCGACCTGGTCATTACCGGGGAGCGGGCAACCGATGGTGATACTGCCCAGGTAGGACCGGCCGTGGCTTCATGGTTGGACCTTCCGGTGCTCTCCTATGTTGCTTCAATAGAAGAGATTGATGCAGAGAATCTGATAGTCGAGCGTTTGATCGAGGAGGGGTACCAGCGAGTTAAGTCTCCTCTTCCAGCCCTCCTTACCGTGGTTAAGGAAATTGCCGAGCCTCGTCTTCCCACCCTCAAAGGAAAAAAACGTGCCATGGCCACAGAGATCATCACATGGGGTGCCTCTGATCTTGAGGCAGATCCAGCGTTCTTGGGGCTGAAGGGGTCTCCCACCCGGGTGGTAAAGATAGAGACTCCTAAAGTTAGCAGGCAATGCAGCATGGTAAAGGTAGAGGATGATGCTTCGCTCCATGAAGCTGTCGAGAAACTGTTCACCTTCCTTGAGGAACGTGATCTGCTAGGAGGAAGCAATGCATGA